The DNA segment TGTGGGCATGAAGGCGGGACTTAACGGGGCCGAAGCGGACTACGCCGTGCTTGCGGGCATGGCGTTGAGGATATAGGAGGAGAGGATGAAGAGAGCAACGTCGATTTCGATACTTGCCGCGGCCATACTGTTGTTCAGTGCCCGTAGCGCCCGCGCCATGCACATATCGGAGGGCATACTGCCTTTCCACTGGGCGGCCCTGTGGTTTGCCGCGGCAGTGCCTTTCGTGGCCTACGGGCTCTGGAGGCTCA comes from the Nitrospirota bacterium genome and includes:
- a CDS encoding energy-coupling factor ABC transporter permease, producing the protein MHISEGILPFHWAALWFAAAVPFVAYGLWRL